GAGGCATGCTGGGAGGGCTCGTCCTTCAATTCCCCTACCTGTTTACGAACCGGCATGAAAACCGCCTCTACCTCCTGCAGTTGAGCAGACTGTTCTCCCGGTACCCCCTGTTCCTCGAAGTGCGCCACCGGTCGTGGTATAGCCCTTTGATGTACAATTTCTTCCAGGAGAACAGGCTTCACTTGATCAATGTCGACCTGCCGCAGATCAAACAGCATGTCCCGTTAACGTCCCTTTCCTGGTGCGGGGCGGGGTATTTCAGGATGATGGGAAGGAATTCCGAATCGTGGAAGAATCCCTGGCGTCTCGAGGGGGACGGCGCTCACGTCGTGAGCGACCGGTATCATTATTACTATTCCCAGCGCGAACTGGAGCAGCTAACAGCCCTGATCGAGAAGGTCAGGGAAATCGCCGAATCCACCTTCGTCATTTTCCATAACGATCCGGAGGCAAATTCACTCGTCAACGGATTTCAATTGAGGCATCTCGTCAAGCGGAAGCAGCGCGTGCTCGTTCCGCAGAACTTTCTCCGGTCCTTCCCGGCCTTAAAACCGATCAGCTCCTCGGTCAACATCAACCATCCCCTCTTCGATCACCCGGCTCAACCTTCAGGCCATCCGCTCGAATATCACGATGAGGATCTCCGCCAGGATTAGCAGGATGATGATCCATTCGAGGGCCGTCGCCCGCCGGCCCTCGAGCCGTGCGATGATGAACATCCCTGATCGCGAAATGAGTGAGACTTTTTGCTCGATGATCCTGATCCGGTCCTCCAGGTCAAACTGCCGCTTCAAGCCCGTGTAGAGGTCTTCGATCCGTTTGCCTCCGTCCCACACAATCGCCGGGTCGTCAAACGCCGAGAGCGTATAGGCCAGTTCGTGCTCGACCGCGAGCGCGAAACCCACTTTTTTTGTGAGCTCACGCTGCCGGTAGGGAATCGTTCCCGTGGACTGAAGCGAGGCGATCGGCCCCTCCAGCTGCGCAAGCGCGTCTTCTACGAGTTTTTCGTAGTACTCCACCGACACCGACCGGCTCAACACCGCGCCCACAAGGAGCGCGATATCCCTTGTCAGCTCCCGGATCGTCAGCTCGTCGGTTCCTTCCGGATCCTTTGACTGCGTTCCGAGGTAGAGGATGAAGTCGTCGTCGCTCACAATCTTGTTGGGCCGCTGAGTGAACGGCATGAGGCTCTGGACGAGGGAGGTTTGTTCGGGGGATTCCACGTTGAAAAAAACGATCGACCCGTAATCGAACAGGGCGACAAGTTTCCGGGGGGCCAACTGAACGAGAAGAGGCGTATGTTCGAGGACTGTTCCCTTGAGATCGTCCTCAAGCACTTTCCGGGCGCCGTGAAGATCGTACGCCGAAGCCACATCGAGGGCCCTGACGAAGATCTTTTCCCGCTGCACATCTGGCTCATCCCGTGCGGACATGAGCGTTCACCTTTGGAAACTATCCGACTGAAACGCTCTCCGGCTTCAGGGAGCGTTCGATCCGCCCGAGAGCTTTTTCAATATTGGGGATCGAGTTTGCGTAGGAAAACCGAAGGTACCCTTCGCCGAATTTGCCGAATGCGGTTCCGGCGAGGCACGCCACACCCGCATCGGTCAGCAGCTGGTCGGCAAGCTGCCGCGATGTCTTGCCCGTCCCGGTGATGTTCGGAAAGACGTAGAAAGCGCCTAGCGGTTTGTGGCACCGGATGCCGGGAATCGCGTTCAGTCCGGCGACGATGATGTCGCGGCGCCGCTTGAATTCCTCCAGCATGCTTTCTACATCCTTCTGGGGCCCCGTGAGGGCTTCGATCGCCGCGATCTGTGAAAACGAGGTGGTGCAGGACGTGCTGTTGACCTGGAGCTGCGTGACGTATTTTGCCAGCTCCGCGGGCATGACTCCATAGCCGAGCCGCCAGCCGGTCATGGCAAATGTCTTCGAAAATCCGTCCAGAATGACCGTCCGCTCCTGCATTCCCGGAAGCGAAGCAATGCTGAACGCCGTGGTGCCGTCGTACAGGATCCGGCCGTAAATTTCGTCGGAGAGGACGATGAGGTTGTGGGCGAGGGCCACTTCGGCAATCCCCCGAATGTCGGACTCGCTCAAGACTCCCCCCGTCGGATTCTGCGGCGAATTCAGAATGAGCATCCGGGTCTTCGGGGTGACAAGACGCTTCAGATCTTCGAGATCAAACCCGAACCCCTTGTCTTCCCGCAACCGGAGCGGCACCGCCCTGGCCCCGACGAACTCGACCGCCGATTCGTAGATCGGAAAACCGGGATTGGGATAGATGACCTCGTCCCCCTCGTCCACGCACGCCAGAATCGTAAAAAACATGATCGGCTTGGCGCCGGGGGTGAACACGACCTGCTCCGGGAGAACCTCGATGCCCCGGGTTTCGGAGACGTGACGGGCGATCGCCGCCCGGGCCTGAGGCAGCCCCGCCGCGGGGCCGTAATGGGTGTAGTTGTCGTCGATCGCTTTCTTTGCAGCCAGCTTGATGTTGACCGGGGTGTCGAAATCGGGCTCGCCGATTTCCAGATGGACGATGTTTTTCCCCTGTGCTTCGAGGGCGCGCGCCCTGGCGAGCACCTCGAATGCCGTCTCGGTGCCGAGGCGGCTCATGCGCTGAGCGATATGGATCATGACCTGCTCTTCTTATTATGAAAGGCTACTTCGCGTCTTCCACCTTCGTGTAAATCAGAACCTTTTGCCCGCCCTTCTCGGCGAACGTGCCGGTGAGTTTCACCTTTTGGGCCGCAAACGGGAGCAACTCCTCGTTGGCCCCCTTCATGCCGGCTTTGGGGACGACCAGATACGCCTTGTCGGATTTATCGTCGAGAATTCCGACGGGCAATCCTCCTTTGATGCAATCGATCGCGCACTGCTTGTGATCCTCCCCCTTTCCCCCCATCATCCCCTGGATATAGCATTTCAGGTCGATGATCTCGCCGGTGACGGTGACATCCTTGGCTTCTTTCTTTTTCTTGTCCTGGGCCGACCCGATCGCCAGCGCGAACAAGACGAGCGGTAGAATGATGAGTGTGGTTTTCTTCATGAACGACGACTCCCGTAGTGAATTCCCACGATTTTTCTTAGTATACGAAATATTCCCATTATTTTCCCTTCTTGTAATACCGGAGCGCCTCGGGGAGTTCTTCCCGTATTTTCGCGATCCGCGATTCATCCGAGGGATGCGTGCTCATAAACTCCGGCGGAGCCTGACCCTGGTTCTCCTGCGCCATGCGCTGCCAGAAGGTCAACGCCTGATTCGGGTCGTAACCGGCCATCGCCATGAAGATCAAACCGAGATGGTCTGCCTCGCTCTCCTGCACGCGGCTGAACGGAAGGAGCGCGCCGTACTGTACCCCGACTCCGAAGGCGGTCATCCAGATTTGCTGCGTTTCCTGGGGCTTCTCGGAGAGCGCCTGGGAGAGAGCCGTCGATCCGAGTTGCGCCAGCAAACCCTGGCTCATCCGCTCGGCGCCGTGGCCGGCAACGGCATGGGCAATCTCATGTCCGAGCACGACCGCGAGGCCCACATCGTTGCCCGTGAGCGGAAGGATTCCCGAGTAGACCACCACTTTGCCTCCCGGCATGCACCAGGCGTTTTTCTCCTTGTTTTCGACCAGATTGAATTCCCAGCTGTATCCGCTCAGGGACATTCCGTTCTGAGATGCGTACTGCTCGACGGCGGACTGGATTCGCTTCCCCACCGTTTTTACGGCGACGGACTGTTTATCGGTCGCGGGGATGACCTTGTTGCTCTTCAGGAAGTCGTTATACTGTTGCCCGCTCATCGAAAGCATCTCCGATCCGGGGATCAGATTCAACTGTTGTCTTCCCGTGAGGGGAACGGTGCTGCAGGAGTTAAACAGCAGGCTCATGAGGCAGATTCCCGCTGCCGGGAGTAGTCGTGCGGCGATCGTTTTCATCATGAAAACCTCTGTCGATGATTTGTGAGTTTTAGAGTTTCTGAGTATCATTTGCTTTCAGCCGGCCAATGAGAGGAGAGAACCAACATGGCTACTGCAATCGGCATCATAGGCTCAGGGATGGTCGCTCAAACCCTTGCCAACGGGTTTCTCAGGCACGGGTATGAAGTCATGATCGGGACCAACAGCCCCGCGAAAATGGAAACTCTGCGGAGCAAAACGAAGGGTCTCGCCAACATCGGCTCGTTCGAGGAGGCTGCGAAATTCGGCGCACTCCTCGTGCTGGCGGTCAAAGGCTCCGGCGCCGAATCAGCCTTGCGGCTTGCGGGCATTCCCAACCTGGAAGGGAAAACCGTCATCGATACGACGAACCCCATCTCCGACGCCCCACCGGTGAACGGCGTCCTGCACTACTTCACATCGATGAACGACTCCCTCATGGAGCGTCTTCAGAAGCTTGCGCCCGGGGCGCGCTTCGTCAAGGCATTCAGCTGTGTC
This region of Bacteroidota bacterium genomic DNA includes:
- a CDS encoding RMD1 family protein, whose protein sequence is MQREKIFVRALDVASAYDLHGARKVLEDDLKGTVLEHTPLLVQLAPRKLVALFDYGSIVFFNVESPEQTSLVQSLMPFTQRPNKIVSDDDFILYLGTQSKDPEGTDELTIRELTRDIALLVGAVLSRSVSVEYYEKLVEDALAQLEGPIASLQSTGTIPYRQRELTKKVGFALAVEHELAYTLSAFDDPAIVWDGGKRIEDLYTGLKRQFDLEDRIRIIEQKVSLISRSGMFIIARLEGRRATALEWIIILLILAEILIVIFERMA
- a CDS encoding pyridoxal phosphate-dependent aminotransferase; translation: MIHIAQRMSRLGTETAFEVLARARALEAQGKNIVHLEIGEPDFDTPVNIKLAAKKAIDDNYTHYGPAAGLPQARAAIARHVSETRGIEVLPEQVVFTPGAKPIMFFTILACVDEGDEVIYPNPGFPIYESAVEFVGARAVPLRLREDKGFGFDLEDLKRLVTPKTRMLILNSPQNPTGGVLSESDIRGIAEVALAHNLIVLSDEIYGRILYDGTTAFSIASLPGMQERTVILDGFSKTFAMTGWRLGYGVMPAELAKYVTQLQVNSTSCTTSFSQIAAIEALTGPQKDVESMLEEFKRRRDIIVAGLNAIPGIRCHKPLGAFYVFPNITGTGKTSRQLADQLLTDAGVACLAGTAFGKFGEGYLRFSYANSIPNIEKALGRIERSLKPESVSVG
- a CDS encoding DUF72 domain-containing protein, whose translation is LQAMQHTRPDGKPHVVHIGMGGWDLHPFNTYFYPQKSRGNFRKLEFYSQFFDCVEINSTFYNPSLSALNTRRWLSDVSANKNFIFTAKLFRGFTHTYDATKADVISVHRMLDPMHERGMLGGLVLQFPYLFTNRHENRLYLLQLSRLFSRYPLFLEVRHRSWYSPLMYNFFQENRLHLINVDLPQIKQHVPLTSLSWCGAGYFRMMGRNSESWKNPWRLEGDGAHVVSDRYHYYYSQRELEQLTALIEKVREIAESTFVIFHNDPEANSLVNGFQLRHLVKRKQRVLVPQNFLRSFPALKPISSSVNINHPLFDHPAQPSGHPLEYHDEDLRQD
- a CDS encoding M48 family metallopeptidase, which produces MKTIAARLLPAAGICLMSLLFNSCSTVPLTGRQQLNLIPGSEMLSMSGQQYNDFLKSNKVIPATDKQSVAVKTVGKRIQSAVEQYASQNGMSLSGYSWEFNLVENKEKNAWCMPGGKVVVYSGILPLTGNDVGLAVVLGHEIAHAVAGHGAERMSQGLLAQLGSTALSQALSEKPQETQQIWMTAFGVGVQYGALLPFSRVQESEADHLGLIFMAMAGYDPNQALTFWQRMAQENQGQAPPEFMSTHPSDESRIAKIREELPEALRYYKKGK
- a CDS encoding NAD(P)-binding domain-containing protein, which produces MATAIGIIGSGMVAQTLANGFLRHGYEVMIGTNSPAKMETLRSKTKGLANIGSFEEAAKFGALLVLAVKGSGAESALRLAGIPNLEGKTVIDTTNPISDAPPVNGVLHYFTSMNDSLMERLQKLAPGARFVKAFSCVGNNLMVNPDFKGVRPTMFICGNDDDAKKSVREILDQFGYEIEDLGKVEGARAIEPLCILWCIPGFLENRWTHAYKVLK